In the genome of Persephonella sp. KM09-Lau-8, one region contains:
- a CDS encoding methionine adenosyltransferase, with protein sequence MANIAIGTLDFPKVSEQPVEIVERKGTGHPDTICDALGEELSIALSELYRKECGAIMHHNVDKALLIGGIAEPKFGGGSMISPIEIYLTGRAINEINGKRLPVEELAIETAHKWLKENIPNLDVTKHVIIHPKLKPGSKDLVELFERFQLKGEIPLANDTSFGVGHAPFDDIETIVYEVERALNSKEFKKDNPYLGEDIKVMGVRNGDNIRITIAAAFVDKYVKDVKDYLEKKEIVSNYAYSIAQNLTDRHVDIFVNTADDPENESVYITVTGTSAEAGDDGQIGRGNRVNGLITPYRPMSLEAAAGKNPVSHIGKIYNTAATDMAERIVSEIEEVEEVYVYLVSQIGKPITEPQVCDVKLRVNGDINKIKDKVRQIAEEEINNLPNTWQKFLERKFRLY encoded by the coding sequence TTGGCAAATATTGCTATCGGAACCCTTGATTTTCCAAAAGTATCTGAACAACCAGTAGAAATCGTAGAAAGAAAAGGAACCGGACACCCTGATACTATATGTGATGCCCTTGGTGAAGAGTTATCAATTGCTCTATCTGAGCTTTACAGAAAGGAATGTGGAGCCATAATGCACCATAATGTTGATAAGGCACTTCTTATTGGAGGAATTGCAGAGCCGAAATTTGGCGGTGGTTCAATGATTTCTCCTATTGAGATATATCTTACAGGTAGAGCAATTAATGAAATAAATGGAAAAAGACTTCCAGTTGAAGAGCTTGCTATAGAAACAGCACATAAATGGCTTAAAGAAAATATTCCAAACCTTGATGTTACAAAACATGTTATTATCCATCCAAAACTTAAACCCGGAAGTAAAGACCTTGTTGAGCTCTTTGAAAGATTTCAGCTTAAAGGTGAAATTCCTCTGGCAAATGATACATCTTTTGGTGTAGGACATGCACCATTTGATGATATAGAAACAATTGTTTATGAAGTAGAAAGAGCTTTAAACAGCAAAGAATTCAAAAAAGACAATCCATACCTTGGAGAAGATATCAAGGTAATGGGTGTTAGAAACGGTGATAATATCAGAATTACAATTGCAGCAGCTTTTGTTGATAAATATGTAAAAGATGTAAAGGATTACCTTGAGAAAAAGGAGATAGTATCAAATTATGCGTACTCTATTGCTCAAAATCTGACTGACAGGCATGTGGATATATTTGTAAACACAGCAGACGACCCTGAGAATGAATCAGTTTATATCACAGTAACAGGGACATCAGCTGAGGCTGGAGATGATGGACAGATAGGAAGAGGTAACAGGGTAAATGGTCTGATAACACCTTATAGACCTATGAGTCTTGAGGCTGCTGCAGGTAAAAACCCTGTTTCCCATATAGGTAAAATCTACAATACAGCGGCAACAGATATGGCTGAGAGAATAGTTTCTGAAATAGAGGAAGTTGAAGAGGTTTATGTATATCTGGTTAGCCAGATTGGAAAACCTATTACTGAGCCACAGGTATGTGATGTTAAATTAAGGGTAAACGGAGATATCAACAAAATAAAAGACAAAGTCAGACAGATAGCTGAAGAGGAAATAAATAATCTGCCAAACACATGGCAAAAATTCCTTGAAAGGAAATTCAGACTCTATTAA
- the rpsT gene encoding 30S ribosomal protein S20, with amino-acid sequence MAHTRSARKRIRQAEKRRQLNRYHISRMKTAIKRINEALKNKDIETAEKLLPLAQKLAYRAAAKGAIHKNEAARRVSRVARKINAAKQALSA; translated from the coding sequence ATGGCTCACACACGCTCCGCGAGGAAGAGAATAAGACAGGCAGAAAAAAGAAGACAGTTGAACAGATACCACATATCCAGAATGAAAACAGCTATAAAAAGAATTAATGAAGCTCTGAAAAACAAGGATATAGAAACTGCAGAAAAACTGCTTCCACTTGCACAAAAACTTGCTTACAGAGCAGCTGCTAAAGGTGCTATTCACAAAAATGAAGCTGCAAGAAGAGTTTCAAGAGTAGCAAGAAAAATCAACGCAGCAAAACAAGCATTATCAGCCTGA
- the tilS gene encoding tRNA lysidine(34) synthetase TilS — protein MVEKKFLETVKKFRLIEPEDKILVAFSSGVDSVILTTLLLKFKEYLHISTIAIAHLNHMLRGESSDLDEQFAVDFAQANNLEIFIKRVDIKKLAKEKKASIEEIARNERYNFFREILQEKEFNKIATGHHLSDLIETMLLWFIQGNRKGIKGFKPREKDIIRPLYTITKDELLQYAHKNSIEYRIDESNFETDYLRNKLRIHVIPLLKQINPSLEKSMLTESFLLQYDDDFLDGYATEISQKFPNTGIQLSQLLNLPEAIIYRVLINWIYKNTGVYPSYSLVLDIMELLHKEGEKSFDIGDGFVLIKTYDRLLIKEKSEKISFEYRIKVGEEAFIKEAEIKLKSYFADKVDMEKLKDEKKIACFEIDDFSPEEYFIIRSRKEGDRFLPFGKKTEKKLKDILIDLKVPKHMRDSIPILEFRNKILWIVGLKRSGYYPIKNETGKKICFEIEEV, from the coding sequence GTGGTTGAAAAAAAATTCTTAGAAACTGTCAAAAAATTCAGGCTTATTGAACCAGAAGACAAAATCCTTGTTGCCTTTTCATCAGGTGTAGATTCTGTTATTCTTACAACCCTTCTCTTAAAGTTCAAAGAATATCTCCACATTTCAACCATTGCTATTGCACATCTCAACCATATGCTCCGTGGAGAAAGTTCAGACCTTGATGAGCAGTTTGCTGTTGATTTTGCACAGGCAAACAATCTTGAGATTTTTATTAAAAGAGTGGACATAAAAAAACTGGCAAAAGAAAAAAAAGCATCAATAGAAGAGATAGCAAGAAATGAAAGATACAACTTTTTTAGAGAAATTCTTCAAGAAAAAGAATTTAACAAAATCGCAACAGGGCACCATCTATCAGACCTTATTGAAACTATGCTACTGTGGTTTATTCAAGGAAACAGAAAAGGGATCAAAGGTTTTAAACCCAGAGAAAAAGATATCATCCGACCTCTTTATACTATAACAAAGGATGAACTACTCCAATATGCCCATAAAAACTCCATTGAATACAGAATTGATGAAAGTAATTTTGAAACAGATTATCTCAGGAATAAACTTAGAATTCATGTAATTCCACTGCTAAAACAGATAAATCCTTCACTGGAAAAATCCATGCTAACCGAATCATTCCTTTTGCAATACGATGATGATTTTCTGGACGGCTATGCCACAGAAATTTCACAAAAATTTCCTAATACAGGCATACAATTATCTCAGCTTTTAAACTTGCCTGAAGCTATTATTTACAGGGTTTTGATAAATTGGATTTATAAAAACACTGGAGTATATCCATCATACTCGCTGGTGCTGGATATTATGGAATTGTTACATAAAGAAGGTGAAAAAAGCTTTGATATAGGAGACGGATTTGTCCTTATCAAAACTTATGACAGGTTATTGATAAAAGAAAAAAGCGAAAAAATAAGTTTTGAATATAGAATTAAAGTTGGTGAGGAAGCATTTATCAAAGAAGCAGAGATAAAACTGAAAAGCTACTTTGCAGATAAAGTGGATATGGAAAAACTCAAAGATGAGAAAAAAATAGCTTGTTTCGAAATAGATGATTTTAGTCCTGAGGAATACTTTATAATTAGAAGTAGAAAAGAAGGAGATAGATTTTTACCGTTTGGTAAAAAGACTGAAAAAAAACTGAAGGATATTTTGATAGATTTGAAAGTGCCAAAGCACATGAGAGATAGCATACCAATTTTGGAATTCAGGAATAAAATATTATGGATAGTAGGCCTGAAAAGGTCAGGTTATTATCCCATAAAAAATGAAACAGGAAAAAAAATTTGTTTTGAGATAGAGGAGGTTTGA